From Pan paniscus chromosome 6, NHGRI_mPanPan1-v2.0_pri, whole genome shotgun sequence, one genomic window encodes:
- the ANKRD61 gene encoding ankyrin repeat domain-containing protein 61 isoform X1 encodes MGNITRKGSRDLVVDSAKSLEDGPSAALHSKLYEAIMREDCTTIEVLLRNHPVNQPITILPNSTSNRLLLTQPTESIIPIHLAAKYHKAQSLLCLLRHGADPEVRDTTGLTTLNLMLLHWPVTSTTWAKPGNRTHRILTDIQNSSITCLRILCAHGAQVNAQGEISNKRSPLHLAIAYGCYPVLSILTQNGADVNAINEASMTPLHMAANMLNKEMMETLIAYGANVNCAVSSTGNTPLKLAVCTASSKAGRLLGAGVSCIRLLLTHGAKVNAQDYKGQTAIHEACFGGREAIINLLLEFEANVNILTRNGESPIYMYLQRSFNVRDTALLARLLYHTYPLRMTNNRGILPAGIMLPEFRLLRDTLIKQSQKPLSLQGICKRNIRNIYGEKYKQHLKQFLPVTIWNSVYCCYDLAYTS; translated from the exons ATGGGGAATATAACCAGGAAAGGAAGCAGAGACCTGGTGGTTGACAGTGCCAAGTCCCTGGAAGATGGCCCATCTGCAGCACTTCACTCAAAACTCTATGAAGCCATCATGAGAGAAGACTGCACTACGATCGAGGTACTCCTGAGAAATCACCCTGTCAACCAGCCCATCACCATTCTGCCCAACTCCACCAGCAACAGATTACTTCTGACCCAG CCGACAGAGTCTATCATCCCCATCCATCTGGCTGCCAAGTACCACAAGGCCCAGAGTCTGCTCTGCCTGTTACGGCACGGCGCTGACCCAGAAGTCAG GGACACGACAGGCCTCACCACACTCAACTTAATGCTACTGCACTGGCCAGTCACTTCCACCACGTGGGCAAAACCAGGCAATAGAACGCACAGGATCCTGACAGACATTCAGAATAGCAGCATCACATGTCTCCGCATCTTGTGTGCGCACGGAGCTCAAGTTAACGCTCAAGGGGAAATCAGCAACAAACGTTCACCACTCCACCTGGCCATAGCATATGGTTGCTATCCAGTTCTCTCCATTTTGACCCAAAATGGTGCCGATGTCAATGCTATTAATGAAGCCAGCATGACACCCCTTCACATGGCCGCAAACATGCTGAATAAGGAGATGATGGAAACGCTCATTGCCTATGGAGCAAACGTCAACTGTGCTGTCTCTTCCACGGGGAACACGCCCCTGAAGCTTGCAGTGTGCACTGCATCAAGCAAAGCAGGCCGACTCCTCGGGGCGGGGGTCAGCTGCATCCGTCTGCTGCTCACTCACGGAGCCAAAGTCAACGCCCAGGACTACAAGGGCCAAACAGCCATCCATGAGGCATGCTTTGGAGGCAGAGAGGCAATCATCAATCTCCTGCTTGAATTTGaagcaaatgttaacattttaacaaGAAACGGGGAATCTCCAATTTATATGTACCTTCAGCGCAGTTTCAATGTAAGAGATACGGCACTTCTGGCCAGGCTACTTTATCACACTTATCCTCTGAGAATGACCAATAACCGAGGAATTCTACCTGCAGGAATCATGCTACCAGAATTCCGCCTCTTAAGGGACACCCTAATAAAGCAATCGCAAAAACCTTTATCCCTACAGGGTATCTGCAAAAGAAACATCAGGAATATTTATGGTGAGAAATACAAACAGCACTTGAAGCAATTCCTCCCAGTGACAATATGGAATTCTGTCTACTGCTGTTATGACTTGGCATATACCTCTTGA
- the ANKRD61 gene encoding ankyrin repeat domain-containing protein 61 isoform X2, protein MGNITRKGSRDLVVDSAKSLEDGPSAALHSKLYEAIMREDCTTIEPTESIIPIHLAAKYHKAQSLLCLLRHGADPEVRDTTGLTTLNLMLLHWPVTSTTWAKPGNRTHRILTDIQNSSITCLRILCAHGAQVNAQGEISNKRSPLHLAIAYGCYPVLSILTQNGADVNAINEASMTPLHMAANMLNKEMMETLIAYGANVNCAVSSTGNTPLKLAVCTASSKAGRLLGAGVSCIRLLLTHGAKVNAQDYKGQTAIHEACFGGREAIINLLLEFEANVNILTRNGESPIYMYLQRSFNVRDTALLARLLYHTYPLRMTNNRGILPAGIMLPEFRLLRDTLIKQSQKPLSLQGICKRNIRNIYGEKYKQHLKQFLPVTIWNSVYCCYDLAYTS, encoded by the exons ATGGGGAATATAACCAGGAAAGGAAGCAGAGACCTGGTGGTTGACAGTGCCAAGTCCCTGGAAGATGGCCCATCTGCAGCACTTCACTCAAAACTCTATGAAGCCATCATGAGAGAAGACTGCACTACGATCGAG CCGACAGAGTCTATCATCCCCATCCATCTGGCTGCCAAGTACCACAAGGCCCAGAGTCTGCTCTGCCTGTTACGGCACGGCGCTGACCCAGAAGTCAG GGACACGACAGGCCTCACCACACTCAACTTAATGCTACTGCACTGGCCAGTCACTTCCACCACGTGGGCAAAACCAGGCAATAGAACGCACAGGATCCTGACAGACATTCAGAATAGCAGCATCACATGTCTCCGCATCTTGTGTGCGCACGGAGCTCAAGTTAACGCTCAAGGGGAAATCAGCAACAAACGTTCACCACTCCACCTGGCCATAGCATATGGTTGCTATCCAGTTCTCTCCATTTTGACCCAAAATGGTGCCGATGTCAATGCTATTAATGAAGCCAGCATGACACCCCTTCACATGGCCGCAAACATGCTGAATAAGGAGATGATGGAAACGCTCATTGCCTATGGAGCAAACGTCAACTGTGCTGTCTCTTCCACGGGGAACACGCCCCTGAAGCTTGCAGTGTGCACTGCATCAAGCAAAGCAGGCCGACTCCTCGGGGCGGGGGTCAGCTGCATCCGTCTGCTGCTCACTCACGGAGCCAAAGTCAACGCCCAGGACTACAAGGGCCAAACAGCCATCCATGAGGCATGCTTTGGAGGCAGAGAGGCAATCATCAATCTCCTGCTTGAATTTGaagcaaatgttaacattttaacaaGAAACGGGGAATCTCCAATTTATATGTACCTTCAGCGCAGTTTCAATGTAAGAGATACGGCACTTCTGGCCAGGCTACTTTATCACACTTATCCTCTGAGAATGACCAATAACCGAGGAATTCTACCTGCAGGAATCATGCTACCAGAATTCCGCCTCTTAAGGGACACCCTAATAAAGCAATCGCAAAAACCTTTATCCCTACAGGGTATCTGCAAAAGAAACATCAGGAATATTTATGGTGAGAAATACAAACAGCACTTGAAGCAATTCCTCCCAGTGACAATATGGAATTCTGTCTACTGCTGTTATGACTTGGCATATACCTCTTGA